The Candidatus Koribacter versatilis Ellin345 genome has a segment encoding these proteins:
- the bamA gene encoding outer membrane protein assembly factor BamA, protein MRLRFWCRHGSWRRGAFAWLLAIALACACSARLVAQDIPASTNGPAAKRIAEIRFRGASLASTDPLTEYLTVKVGDPFTRAAASASIKALFATGLFSDISAETDPAPNGDVVLTFALQYRYFIGDVNLNGRPKGAPSLRQLLNATKLELGHALTDTGIKQAITQMTGVMEDNGYYESSFTYTLKKHEDSRQAEVFFHLAPGPLARVGKIEVHGESGFTQEEVESITKIKPGAKVKASDATRALERLRKKYQKRDLLEAQVTLARQSYNHDSDTVDFIFTVQRGPVVKIDVEGAKLSRGKIKRYVPVYEENAADDDLLNEGTRNLRDYYQSEGYFDVKVNYSRNRTLDNQKLDIVYNVDAGERHSLQSVDVQGNKYFPKDTIRERLSVQTATMLLTHGKFSQAMLARDVAAITALYKTNGFQDVSVKADVEDNYRGKSGDLRIVFRIDEGEQSRVHTLTVIGNLAIPTAEFQPQLSLDEGQPYSEYAVAADRDAIISYYFNRGFPNMDMKITTLPYSGDPHSMDLTYEIHEGTRVFVDRVYVYGLHYTRPGVVAKRMHVHDGDPLSQLDMLDTQRRLYDLGIFSEANVAIQDPDGTAQRRNVIFQLDEARRWTFNYGVGFEFATGSSQGSSNTPNGTTGWSPRFSFELTRLNVFGRDHTFVIKARYGKLEQRGLVSYTAPRLFAKENWRLSLTGFYDKSADVLTFTSERAEGSIQAEQVISKTWTMLYRYSYRRVNVDPTTLQIDPALIPLYSQPTRIGMPGVTVIYDRRDDPIDAHKGMYTTADIGIASTRLGSEEDFSRILVQNSSYYQFGAKHWVFARSLRIGLESPYQNSTLVPLPERFYAGGGNSLRGYSINQAGPRDQFTGYPIGGNALFVNSLELRMPPPTLPFVDDNLSFVFFHDMGNVFDTVSHMWTGLGRLHQPTIAACSQKPADGSNPPPCDYGYLAQAVGLGIRYHTPVGPVRFDIGYAINPTRYPILNDNSTSSTTRVNVFFSIGQTF, encoded by the coding sequence GTGCGATTGCGTTTCTGGTGCAGACACGGAAGCTGGCGACGAGGTGCGTTTGCGTGGCTACTGGCCATCGCGCTGGCTTGCGCCTGTTCTGCCCGCCTTGTCGCCCAGGACATCCCTGCTTCCACCAACGGGCCAGCCGCAAAACGTATCGCTGAAATCCGGTTCCGGGGCGCGAGCCTAGCCAGCACCGACCCTCTTACCGAGTACCTGACCGTGAAGGTGGGCGATCCCTTTACCCGCGCCGCGGCGAGCGCAAGTATTAAGGCGCTTTTCGCTACCGGCCTCTTCTCCGACATCTCCGCTGAAACCGATCCCGCTCCCAACGGCGACGTCGTTCTCACCTTCGCCTTGCAATACCGCTATTTCATTGGTGATGTGAACCTCAATGGCCGCCCGAAAGGTGCGCCAAGCCTGCGCCAGCTCCTCAACGCCACTAAGCTCGAACTCGGACACGCCCTCACCGACACCGGGATTAAGCAGGCCATCACGCAAATGACCGGCGTCATGGAAGACAACGGCTACTACGAGTCGAGTTTCACTTACACGCTGAAGAAGCATGAAGACAGCCGGCAGGCGGAAGTATTTTTCCATCTCGCTCCCGGCCCGCTCGCGCGTGTCGGCAAAATCGAGGTCCACGGCGAGTCGGGATTCACACAGGAGGAAGTCGAGTCCATCACCAAGATCAAGCCCGGCGCCAAGGTCAAGGCGTCCGACGCCACCCGCGCCCTCGAGCGCCTCCGCAAGAAGTATCAGAAGCGCGACCTCCTCGAAGCCCAGGTCACGCTCGCGCGACAGTCCTACAACCACGACAGCGACACCGTGGATTTCATCTTCACGGTGCAACGCGGGCCGGTGGTGAAGATTGACGTTGAAGGCGCGAAACTCAGCCGCGGTAAGATCAAGCGCTATGTTCCTGTGTACGAAGAGAACGCAGCCGACGACGATCTCCTGAACGAAGGAACCCGCAACCTCCGCGACTACTATCAGTCCGAGGGTTATTTCGACGTCAAGGTCAACTACTCGCGAAACCGCACCCTCGATAACCAGAAACTCGACATCGTTTACAACGTTGACGCTGGTGAACGCCACAGCCTCCAGTCAGTGGACGTCCAAGGCAACAAGTACTTCCCGAAAGATACGATCCGGGAGCGCCTTAGCGTTCAGACCGCGACCATGCTGCTGACGCACGGCAAGTTCAGCCAGGCCATGCTGGCGCGCGATGTTGCCGCCATCACCGCCCTCTATAAGACCAACGGTTTTCAAGATGTATCCGTAAAAGCCGACGTCGAGGACAACTATCGCGGTAAAAGTGGTGACCTTCGCATCGTCTTCCGTATCGACGAAGGCGAACAGTCGCGCGTCCACACTCTCACCGTAATCGGCAATCTCGCGATTCCAACCGCCGAGTTCCAGCCGCAGCTCTCACTCGACGAAGGCCAGCCTTATTCCGAGTACGCCGTCGCAGCCGATCGCGACGCGATCATCAGTTACTACTTCAATCGCGGCTTTCCCAACATGGACATGAAGATCACCACGCTCCCTTACAGCGGCGATCCTCACTCCATGGACCTGACTTATGAAATTCACGAGGGCACCCGCGTCTTCGTAGACCGCGTTTATGTTTACGGCTTGCACTACACGCGTCCCGGAGTTGTTGCCAAGCGCATGCACGTGCATGACGGCGACCCCCTCAGCCAGCTGGATATGCTCGATACCCAACGTCGCCTCTACGACCTGGGAATCTTCAGCGAAGCCAACGTCGCCATCCAGGACCCCGACGGTACCGCCCAGCGCAGGAACGTAATCTTCCAGCTCGACGAGGCGCGCCGCTGGACATTCAACTACGGCGTCGGCTTCGAGTTCGCCACCGGCAGCAGCCAGGGATCGTCCAACACCCCGAACGGCACCACCGGATGGAGTCCACGTTTCTCGTTCGAACTGACGCGTCTCAACGTCTTTGGACGCGACCATACCTTCGTCATCAAAGCTCGCTACGGAAAACTCGAACAGCGCGGGCTCGTCAGCTACACCGCGCCGCGCCTATTCGCAAAGGAAAACTGGCGCCTCTCTCTGACTGGTTTCTATGACAAATCCGCCGACGTACTGACCTTCACCTCGGAGCGCGCCGAAGGCTCCATCCAGGCCGAGCAGGTCATCAGTAAGACATGGACGATGCTTTACCGATACAGCTATCGTCGCGTCAACGTAGATCCCACCACGCTGCAAATCGATCCCGCACTCATTCCCCTGTATTCGCAACCGACGCGCATCGGCATGCCGGGAGTCACCGTCATCTACGATCGGCGCGACGACCCAATCGACGCCCACAAAGGCATGTACACCACCGCCGATATCGGTATTGCTTCCACCAGGCTCGGTTCTGAAGAGGACTTCAGTCGCATCCTCGTACAGAACTCCAGCTACTACCAGTTCGGTGCGAAACACTGGGTCTTCGCGCGGTCCTTGCGTATTGGTCTCGAGTCGCCATACCAGAATTCCACTCTCGTCCCGCTGCCGGAACGCTTCTACGCAGGTGGCGGCAACTCTCTCCGCGGGTACTCCATTAACCAGGCCGGCCCGCGCGATCAGTTCACCGGATATCCCATCGGAGGCAACGCGCTTTTCGTGAACAGCCTTGAGTTGCGCATGCCACCACCAACCTTGCCCTTCGTAGACGACAACCTCAGCTTTGTCTTCTTTCACGATATGGGCAACGTCTTCGACACCGTCTCCCACATGTGGACTGGCCTCGGGCGGTTGCATCAGCCAACCATTGCGGCCTGCTCGCAGAAGCCTGCCGACGGCTCAAACCCGCCGCCCTGCGACTACGGTTATCTTGCGCAAGCGGTCGGACTCGGGATTCGCTACCATACGCCGGTTGGGCCCGTCCGATTCGACATCGGCTACGCCATCAATCCGACGCGCTACCCGATCCTG
- a CDS encoding ThiF family adenylyltransferase — MQFQERYSRQILFHGIGAEGQQRLAAGRAVIVGCGATGSALASLLARAGVGYLRIVDRDYVEPSNLQRQGLFDENDAAEALPKAIAAARKIHAFNSEITVEPHVDDLTPDNADDLLANVQLILDGTDNFETRYLINDYAVKNAVPWIYSAAVGSYGVAMNILPGETACLACVFPDSPRGVVETCDTSGILNTAVNEVASLSATEALKYFVGAREKMRRTLVSTDVWTNERSEIRTGGPKPGCRCCGKRDFSHLSGEGRPHISLCGRNSVQIHERQRPIDFAMMETRLRPHGQVRHNEFALRFFHEPFEMTLFPDGRAIIKGTTDIGVARSLYARFVGS, encoded by the coding sequence GTGCAGTTCCAAGAACGGTACTCCCGGCAAATTCTGTTCCACGGCATTGGGGCTGAAGGGCAGCAGAGGCTGGCCGCGGGACGGGCAGTAATCGTCGGTTGCGGAGCAACCGGTTCGGCGCTGGCCTCCCTTTTGGCGCGCGCCGGCGTGGGCTATTTGCGAATCGTGGATCGCGATTACGTAGAGCCGAGCAATCTGCAAAGACAGGGTCTGTTCGACGAGAACGATGCCGCCGAGGCGCTTCCGAAGGCCATCGCGGCAGCGCGAAAAATCCATGCGTTTAACAGCGAGATCACGGTTGAACCTCATGTGGATGACCTGACTCCCGACAACGCCGACGATCTACTCGCGAACGTGCAATTGATCCTCGACGGAACCGACAACTTCGAGACGCGCTATCTGATTAACGACTACGCCGTTAAGAACGCCGTGCCGTGGATCTACTCCGCGGCCGTAGGCAGCTACGGCGTGGCAATGAATATCCTGCCCGGCGAAACGGCTTGCCTGGCATGCGTTTTCCCCGATTCGCCGCGCGGTGTGGTCGAGACGTGCGATACCTCAGGAATCTTGAACACCGCTGTGAACGAAGTGGCATCGCTCTCAGCGACGGAAGCGTTGAAATATTTTGTCGGCGCCCGGGAGAAGATGCGACGGACGCTGGTCTCAACCGATGTCTGGACCAATGAACGGTCGGAGATTCGGACCGGCGGACCGAAACCTGGCTGCCGGTGCTGCGGGAAGCGCGACTTTAGCCACCTGTCCGGGGAGGGGCGTCCGCATATTTCCTTGTGCGGACGCAATTCGGTGCAGATCCATGAGCGGCAGAGGCCGATCGACTTCGCGATGATGGAGACACGACTGCGGCCGCATGGCCAGGTACGCCACAACGAATTCGCGCTGCGGTTTTTCCACGAACCTTTCGAGATGACCCTGTTCCCGGACGGACGGGCGATCATTAAGGGGACGACGGATATTGGCGTGGCTCGAAGTTTGTATGCGCGGTTCGTGGGATCGTAG
- a CDS encoding response regulator, protein MPNSMHVLAVDDNRIHSYALEKTLSNIGFQVKAVHTGQDALCELRSKRYDAVLLDVNLPEMNGFEICSAIRSDGKIQQPAIVFHSATHASEATFATAREVGGDAFLTYPIETEALKAVLTRAIESRRSTDGKPMLSCWKDIARFFNKGVRTVQRWEAMGMPVHRPQRDKNIVFADPEELRRWAYSNLREHKQKSQSAGNSSSTS, encoded by the coding sequence ATGCCGAACTCGATGCACGTGCTAGCGGTTGACGACAACCGGATTCACTCGTACGCGCTGGAAAAAACTCTCAGCAACATCGGCTTCCAAGTAAAGGCAGTTCACACGGGACAGGATGCACTCTGCGAACTGCGTAGCAAACGATACGATGCCGTCTTGTTGGATGTGAACCTGCCGGAGATGAACGGATTTGAAATTTGCTCGGCGATTCGCAGCGACGGCAAGATCCAACAACCGGCGATCGTCTTTCATTCCGCGACCCATGCCTCAGAAGCGACCTTTGCAACTGCACGCGAGGTCGGAGGGGACGCATTCCTGACCTACCCGATTGAGACGGAAGCATTGAAGGCCGTTCTGACGCGAGCGATTGAATCGCGCCGAAGCACGGACGGAAAACCGATGCTTAGCTGTTGGAAGGACATCGCGAGGTTCTTCAACAAGGGCGTGCGGACGGTGCAACGCTGGGAGGCGATGGGAATGCCGGTGCATCGACCGCAGCGCGACAAGAACATCGTATTCGCCGATCCTGAAGAGTTGCGGCGCTGGGCCTATTCGAATCTGCGAGAGCACAAGCAGAAGAGCCAATCTGCCGGCAACAGTAGCTCCACTTCCTGA
- a CDS encoding dihydrofolate reductase family protein, with the protein MKISVFCGVSVDGFIARKSHTFDFLPEEPEPHGFEEFYKSIDTVVIGRNTYQVVVKYFPKWYYGKKRVVVLSSGKLDFSEAPKNAKLQQMSGEPAHILSKLKALRVKHVYLDGGITIQRFLAVGLVDRMTVTRVPVLIGEGIPLFGPVPGDIKLRHVKTKTFKSGLVTTEYDVLR; encoded by the coding sequence ATGAAGATCTCTGTTTTCTGCGGCGTGAGTGTGGACGGGTTCATCGCCCGGAAAAGCCATACGTTCGACTTCTTACCGGAAGAGCCCGAGCCGCATGGGTTCGAAGAGTTCTACAAGTCGATCGACACCGTGGTCATCGGACGCAACACTTACCAAGTCGTGGTCAAGTATTTTCCCAAGTGGTACTACGGGAAGAAGCGCGTTGTGGTGCTGAGTTCGGGAAAGCTGGATTTTTCGGAGGCTCCGAAGAATGCGAAGCTTCAGCAGATGTCGGGAGAACCGGCCCACATCTTAAGCAAGTTGAAAGCGCTGCGGGTGAAGCACGTCTATCTCGACGGCGGCATCACCATCCAGAGATTTCTTGCCGTGGGACTGGTGGACCGAATGACGGTCACGCGAGTACCCGTTCTGATTGGTGAAGGTATTCCGCTCTTCGGGCCGGTACCAGGCGACATCAAGCTTCGCCACGTGAAGACGAAAACGTTCAAGAGCGGACTGGTGACGACCGAGTACGACGTGTTGCGCTAG
- a CDS encoding MFS transporter, with translation MSESVAVVERPQPSKSYRWIVLIFVSLAMFGSYYAYDALSPVADLLSKQLGFTDSYIGLLQGIYSFPNIFTVVLGGLLIDRLGVKKSTFLFGVLCFVGTVITVVNPPHWLQSAAPTVAVAVSKPFGIFGADVENSLRVALGNSRFIVMAFGRLVFGMGAESLNVAVTTLLAKWFRGKELSFAFGVNLTICRLGTFAALNSPTWARSAYEDWRPPFLIATSVCSLCVVGAIVYWLMENYADSHYALSSASKPDKIVWKDIFNFGLSYWYIVGLCILFYSGIFPFQTFAVKYFMDAHGTTREFGGFLSSMLTLFAMIATPLFGLMVDKIGKRALFMMFGSLLLIPVYLIMAYVHVSLYVPMAMMGIAFSLIPAVMWPSVAYIVDESKLGTAYGVMTMIQNIGLFGFNLLIGWENDHAGASAANPNGYRLGMWTFSIVGFLAMFCAFLLRQRETGPHGHGLETITAKG, from the coding sequence ATGAGCGAGTCCGTAGCCGTCGTCGAGCGTCCCCAACCAAGCAAGTCTTATCGATGGATCGTCCTGATATTCGTCAGTTTGGCGATGTTTGGGAGCTACTACGCCTATGACGCGCTGAGTCCGGTGGCGGACCTGCTGAGTAAGCAGCTCGGCTTTACCGACTCCTACATCGGCCTGCTTCAAGGGATTTACAGCTTCCCGAATATCTTCACGGTCGTGCTAGGTGGATTGTTAATCGACCGACTCGGAGTGAAGAAGTCGACTTTCTTGTTTGGAGTGCTGTGCTTTGTGGGCACGGTGATAACGGTAGTGAACCCTCCGCATTGGCTGCAATCCGCAGCTCCGACCGTCGCGGTTGCGGTTTCGAAGCCATTCGGGATTTTCGGCGCCGATGTTGAGAACTCCCTACGAGTAGCGCTCGGCAATTCTCGTTTCATCGTAATGGCCTTCGGACGCCTGGTGTTTGGAATGGGAGCAGAATCGCTCAACGTCGCGGTCACGACGCTCCTGGCAAAGTGGTTTCGAGGTAAGGAGCTGAGCTTCGCCTTCGGCGTGAACCTCACCATTTGCCGTCTCGGCACGTTCGCGGCCCTAAACTCCCCGACTTGGGCCCGCTCTGCATATGAAGACTGGCGCCCCCCATTCCTTATTGCGACCTCAGTCTGCAGCCTGTGTGTAGTCGGAGCTATCGTGTATTGGCTGATGGAGAACTATGCTGACAGCCATTACGCCCTGTCTTCCGCGAGCAAGCCGGACAAGATTGTCTGGAAAGACATCTTCAATTTCGGTCTTTCGTACTGGTACATCGTCGGGCTCTGCATCCTCTTCTACTCCGGGATCTTTCCCTTCCAGACCTTCGCGGTGAAGTACTTCATGGACGCGCACGGCACCACTCGCGAGTTCGGCGGCTTCCTGTCCAGCATGCTGACGCTCTTCGCCATGATTGCCACTCCGCTGTTCGGACTCATGGTCGATAAGATCGGCAAGCGAGCTCTGTTCATGATGTTCGGTTCGCTGCTGCTGATCCCGGTATATCTCATCATGGCCTACGTCCATGTGAGCTTATACGTGCCAATGGCGATGATGGGTATTGCTTTCTCACTCATCCCCGCGGTCATGTGGCCCTCGGTCGCCTACATCGTCGACGAGTCGAAACTCGGCACCGCTTATGGTGTGATGACGATGATCCAGAACATCGGATTGTTCGGATTCAATCTGCTAATCGGATGGGAAAACGACCACGCTGGTGCCAGTGCTGCCAATCCTAATGGTTATCGTCTCGGCATGTGGACGTTCTCAATAGTGGGATTCCTGGCAATGTTCTGTGCTTTCCTGCTGCGCCAGCGCGAGACAGGGCCGCACGGACACGGGCTGGAGACGATCACCGCGAAGGGATAA
- a CDS encoding RNA polymerase sigma factor encodes MTTAKKILSTGITEAEAIERAKNGDPESFEALYGLHKRRVYSLCLRMTGNTAEAEDLTQEAFLQLFRKIATFRGESAFSTWLHRLAVNVVLMHLRKKGLPEVSLEESMEPQQEDGPKKDIGARDNVLAGSIDRVNLGRAIESLPPGYRIIFVLHDVEGYEHNEIAEMMGCSIGNSKSQLHKARMKLRDLLRTNRAEKAAARH; translated from the coding sequence TTGACGACAGCAAAAAAGATCCTTTCGACAGGCATTACTGAAGCTGAGGCGATTGAACGGGCAAAGAACGGCGATCCTGAGTCGTTTGAGGCGCTTTACGGCCTGCATAAACGACGGGTTTACTCGCTTTGCCTGCGTATGACCGGCAATACTGCCGAGGCCGAAGACCTTACGCAGGAGGCCTTCCTGCAACTCTTCCGAAAGATAGCCACGTTCCGCGGCGAGTCGGCTTTTTCGACTTGGTTACATCGTCTGGCGGTGAATGTGGTTCTAATGCATTTAAGAAAAAAAGGACTTCCCGAGGTTTCACTCGAGGAAAGTATGGAGCCCCAGCAGGAAGATGGACCGAAAAAAGACATCGGAGCACGAGACAATGTGCTGGCGGGGTCGATTGATCGCGTGAACCTGGGACGGGCGATCGAGAGTCTGCCTCCGGGGTATCGGATCATTTTTGTACTGCACGACGTTGAAGGCTATGAACACAATGAAATTGCCGAGATGATGGGATGCTCAATCGGCAATAGCAAATCGCAGCTCCACAAGGCGAGAATGAAGCTGAGGGACCTGCTGAGAACGAATAGAGCCGAAAAGGCCGCAGCAAGACATTGA
- a CDS encoding shikimate kinase, with translation MGSGKSTVGARLAERLGWAFVDLDAEIVRTQGQAIAEVFRNQGEAHFRQVEHEALLRILNMLGGPTVIALGGGTFIQERNRDLLCQRGATTIYLSGEFAVLLERCGAEQGTRPLAQDIEEFRKLHADRQPIYRSAELTVEIGNRSPEEISSEIVATLEKRNSQSAVPE, from the coding sequence ATGGGCTCCGGGAAAAGCACGGTTGGCGCACGCCTCGCCGAAAGGCTGGGGTGGGCGTTTGTTGATCTCGACGCGGAGATCGTACGTACCCAGGGACAAGCGATTGCTGAGGTTTTTCGCAATCAAGGCGAAGCGCACTTCCGCCAAGTGGAACATGAGGCGCTGCTGCGGATATTGAATATGCTGGGCGGCCCCACGGTAATCGCACTTGGCGGAGGGACGTTCATCCAGGAGCGCAACCGTGACCTGCTCTGCCAGCGTGGAGCGACAACGATCTATCTGAGCGGCGAATTTGCGGTTCTTTTGGAGAGATGCGGCGCCGAGCAAGGCACCCGGCCACTGGCACAGGATATTGAGGAGTTTCGAAAACTTCATGCCGATCGCCAGCCCATCTACCGTTCTGCCGAGTTGACCGTCGAAATCGGAAACCGGTCGCCCGAAGAAATATCGAGCGAGATTGTGGCAACGCTTGAGAAGAGGAACTCACAATCCGCGGTACCTGAATAG
- the asd gene encoding aspartate-semialdehyde dehydrogenase encodes MQDKKIPIGILGATGMVGQRFIQLLQGHPWFEIVWLAASERSEGKSYAEAVRWRMKTRLPENIANMQMSPADPANAPKVIFAALDSGPAKELEPKFAKAGCAVVTNSSAFRMYPDVPLVVPEVNPDHIAILEHQQWRKDTGGYIVTNPNCCAIGLVMALAPLHQRFTIDRLFVSTMQAVSGAGYPGVPTLDILGNVIPYIGGEEPKLEAETKKLLGTHTSEGIKDATFAITAHCNRVPVEDGHTECVSLSFARKASEAEILDAWRQYSGVPQQLGLPSAPPVVLIYDERPERPQPRFDVDAGGGMTATIGRLRPCGLLDWKFVVLSHNTIRGAAGAAILNAELLKAKGFLS; translated from the coding sequence ATGCAAGATAAGAAAATTCCCATAGGTATTTTGGGGGCGACGGGTATGGTCGGGCAGCGCTTTATTCAGCTGCTCCAAGGTCACCCCTGGTTTGAGATTGTTTGGCTCGCGGCGTCGGAACGTTCCGAGGGCAAGAGCTATGCGGAAGCCGTCCGCTGGCGTATGAAGACGCGCCTGCCGGAGAACATCGCCAACATGCAGATGTCCCCGGCGGACCCGGCCAATGCTCCTAAAGTGATTTTTGCGGCGCTCGATTCTGGTCCAGCGAAAGAGCTCGAACCGAAGTTTGCGAAAGCGGGCTGCGCGGTAGTAACGAACTCCTCGGCGTTCCGCATGTATCCGGATGTGCCACTTGTGGTACCGGAAGTGAATCCGGACCACATCGCGATCCTGGAGCACCAGCAGTGGCGCAAGGACACCGGCGGCTATATCGTGACCAATCCGAATTGCTGCGCGATTGGTTTGGTAATGGCCCTCGCTCCTCTGCATCAGCGATTCACCATCGACAGGCTATTCGTCAGCACGATGCAGGCAGTCAGCGGAGCTGGCTATCCGGGCGTGCCTACGCTCGACATTCTCGGAAATGTGATTCCATACATCGGCGGAGAAGAGCCGAAGCTCGAAGCTGAGACTAAGAAGCTTCTCGGAACTCACACTTCGGAAGGCATCAAAGACGCTACCTTCGCGATCACCGCGCACTGCAACCGCGTGCCCGTGGAAGATGGACACACCGAGTGCGTATCGCTGAGTTTCGCTCGTAAGGCGAGTGAAGCCGAGATTCTCGATGCATGGCGTCAGTACTCTGGCGTGCCTCAGCAGTTGGGACTTCCCTCTGCTCCACCCGTGGTGCTGATATATGACGAGCGTCCGGAGCGCCCTCAGCCGCGGTTTGATGTGGATGCCGGCGGTGGGATGACAGCGACGATTGGCCGCTTGCGACCGTGCGGACTGCTCGATTGGAAATTTGTGGTGCTCTCGCACAATACGATCCGCGGTGCAGCGGGCGCGGCGATCCTGAACGCGGAGTTGTTGAAGGCGAAGGGATTCCTTTCGTGA
- the lysC gene encoding lysine-sensitive aspartokinase 3 — MIVMKFGGTSVESAEAIDRVAGIVRGRLDRRPTVVVSAMSKATDQLLAMAAAAGAGDKEKAVTLCQALRDRHFGVASALVSDASNPVHTSIAADYLALEQLLEGICAVGELTPRTQDNVVAYGERINSKVVAAAFAARGLKATHVDAREIIVTDHTFGKATPQVAEIDRRLMAKVKPLIDDGVVPVLGGFIGSTPDGITTTIGRGGSDFSAALVGAGLNAEAIEIWTDVDGMKTTDPNLCPDAHRIKVISFEEAAELAYFGAKVLHPATVLPAIEKNIPVYVLNSRNPSNEGTKIVARAPQTRNPFKAIAAKKRITVIDVVAARMLMAHGFLRQIFEIFDRHKCAVDVVSTSEVSVSLTVDSNERIPEIAADMEKLAFVKYSGRKAIVCLVGENIRERPGIAAQVFTAISDINVRMISQGASEINITFVIDEADVPEAVRRLHAHFFTDVDPEVFD, encoded by the coding sequence ATGATCGTCATGAAATTTGGCGGGACGTCGGTTGAGAGCGCGGAGGCGATCGACCGCGTCGCCGGCATCGTGCGTGGAAGACTCGACCGTCGCCCGACGGTGGTGGTCAGCGCGATGTCGAAGGCCACAGACCAACTGCTCGCGATGGCTGCTGCAGCCGGCGCGGGCGATAAAGAGAAAGCTGTCACGCTCTGCCAAGCGCTGCGCGATCGACACTTCGGAGTTGCAAGTGCGCTGGTTTCGGACGCCTCGAACCCCGTTCACACTTCAATCGCCGCCGACTATCTAGCGCTGGAACAACTTCTTGAGGGTATCTGCGCTGTCGGCGAACTGACGCCGCGCACGCAGGACAATGTCGTCGCTTACGGTGAGCGTATCAACAGCAAAGTGGTGGCTGCGGCGTTCGCAGCGCGAGGGCTGAAGGCTACGCATGTGGATGCGCGCGAGATCATTGTCACTGATCACACCTTCGGTAAGGCGACTCCGCAGGTGGCGGAGATCGATCGTCGCCTCATGGCGAAGGTGAAACCGCTCATCGACGACGGTGTGGTTCCGGTGTTGGGCGGCTTCATAGGGAGCACGCCTGATGGCATCACCACGACTATCGGCCGCGGAGGCTCGGACTTCTCTGCTGCGCTCGTCGGGGCGGGACTAAACGCTGAAGCGATTGAGATATGGACCGATGTTGATGGCATGAAGACGACGGATCCGAATCTCTGTCCTGATGCACACCGGATTAAGGTCATCAGCTTCGAGGAAGCAGCTGAGTTGGCGTACTTCGGCGCCAAGGTTCTTCACCCAGCGACGGTACTGCCCGCGATCGAGAAGAATATTCCGGTCTATGTGCTGAACTCGCGCAATCCATCGAACGAAGGGACCAAGATCGTCGCGCGCGCACCGCAGACGCGGAATCCGTTCAAGGCCATTGCGGCGAAGAAGCGCATTACGGTGATCGATGTCGTCGCTGCCCGCATGTTGATGGCACACGGCTTCCTCCGGCAGATCTTTGAAATCTTTGACCGGCACAAGTGCGCGGTGGACGTCGTCTCAACTTCCGAAGTCAGCGTCTCGCTTACGGTGGATTCGAACGAGCGCATTCCAGAGATTGCAGCCGACATGGAGAAACTCGCGTTCGTGAAATACTCCGGACGCAAGGCGATTGTGTGTCTCGTGGGGGAGAACATCCGCGAGCGTCCGGGCATTGCGGCGCAGGTCTTCACCGCGATTTCCGACATTAACGTCCGCATGATTTCTCAAGGCGCTTCCGAGATCAACATCACGTTCGTGATTGACGAGGCCGATGTGCCCGAGGCTGTGCGTCGATTGCACGCGCACTTCTTCACCGACGTTGATCCGGAGGTGTTTGATTGA
- a CDS encoding 4-hydroxy-tetrahydrodipicolinate reductase, producing the protein MNLLLLGCGKTGSLVRDYAIERHHRVRLLDGKENAGGAAITPELAQEFDVAIDFTTPAAVLHNIEACARMKKNIVVGTTGWYDELPRVETLVNQSGIGFVWGANFSFGVNLFFEIAKVAAEALKHGYGGSIEELHHVHKKDAPSGTAANIQQVLEQTGGKKMAIASIREGDIPGTHTILLDSEFDSLTLTHAAKSRRGFAEGAVKAAEWLQGKTGFYDFRDIFHEV; encoded by the coding sequence TTGAACCTTCTGCTGCTGGGCTGCGGAAAAACCGGATCGCTGGTGCGTGACTACGCAATCGAACGCCATCATCGCGTGCGTCTGCTTGATGGCAAGGAAAACGCCGGCGGCGCTGCAATTACACCTGAACTCGCGCAAGAATTCGACGTCGCGATTGACTTCACCACGCCCGCGGCGGTACTGCACAACATCGAAGCCTGCGCGCGGATGAAAAAGAACATTGTCGTCGGCACTACCGGTTGGTACGACGAGTTGCCACGTGTCGAGACATTGGTCAACCAGAGCGGGATCGGATTTGTTTGGGGCGCGAATTTCTCCTTCGGCGTGAACTTGTTTTTCGAGATCGCAAAGGTCGCGGCGGAAGCGCTTAAGCACGGGTATGGTGGTTCGATCGAAGAACTCCATCACGTGCACAAGAAAGACGCGCCTTCCGGCACAGCGGCGAATATCCAACAGGTACTGGAGCAGACTGGCGGGAAGAAGATGGCAATCGCCTCCATCCGCGAAGGCGACATCCCCGGAACGCATACAATATTGTTGGACTCGGAGTTCGATTCCCTGACCCTGACGCATGCGGCGAAATCGCGACGCGGATTCGCCGAAGGCGCAGTGAAAGCCGCCGAATGGCTCCAAGGGAAAACGGGCTTCTACGATTTCCGCGATATCTTTCACGAGGTATGA